In Candidatus Caldatribacterium sp., a genomic segment contains:
- a CDS encoding ABC transporter permease, which produces MRFVRDYLAPRLIQYVLVVFCGITAVFFIPRFAGQDPVLEIIAQIQTQGSSLDPQAVRSLMETLKELYGLKGSLFEQYLTMWRRIFTLDFGPSFFQFPTPVSQLLRIYLPWTIGLFVTSTLLSWILGNVIGGIAGYFSGKSWSKILDAVIMVIRPIPHYIFGVVLLILFAYLWPLFPAGGLILGRNVTWNWNLVVTILRSSFLPALTLVVLGGVVWFQQMKLLVQNVKREDFVEYARVGGVKERRIVFRYVLKNAMLPQVTQLTLALGQVFSGVLIVEMVFSYPGIGLLLYRGVTRGDYNLVMGITVLSIFTIATSVLLLDLFYPLLDPRIRHR; this is translated from the coding sequence ATGCGATTCGTTCGAGACTACCTTGCCCCAAGGCTTATCCAGTACGTACTTGTGGTCTTCTGCGGCATTACGGCGGTGTTCTTCATTCCCCGCTTTGCCGGCCAGGACCCGGTGCTTGAAATCATCGCTCAAATCCAAACTCAAGGTTCTTCTCTTGACCCTCAGGCAGTGCGGAGTCTCATGGAGACCTTAAAAGAACTCTATGGGCTCAAGGGGAGCCTTTTTGAGCAATACCTCACGATGTGGCGGCGCATTTTTACCCTTGACTTTGGTCCCTCCTTCTTCCAGTTCCCCACCCCGGTATCGCAGCTTCTGCGCATCTACCTGCCCTGGACGATAGGTCTTTTCGTCACCTCAACGCTTCTTTCCTGGATTCTTGGAAATGTCATTGGAGGCATTGCGGGGTACTTTTCCGGGAAATCCTGGTCGAAGATTCTCGATGCCGTCATCATGGTTATCCGCCCCATTCCCCATTACATCTTTGGGGTTGTGCTCCTCATCCTTTTTGCGTACCTTTGGCCTCTTTTCCCGGCAGGGGGACTCATTTTGGGCCGGAACGTAACCTGGAACTGGAACCTTGTGGTCACCATCCTTCGGAGTTCTTTTCTTCCCGCTCTGACTCTTGTTGTCCTCGGGGGTGTGGTCTGGTTCCAGCAGATGAAGCTCCTCGTGCAGAACGTGAAACGGGAAGATTTCGTGGAGTACGCCCGGGTGGGAGGGGTTAAGGAGCGGCGAATCGTCTTTCGGTATGTCCTCAAAAACGCCATGCTCCCCCAGGTTACACAGCTCACCCTTGCCCTCGGGCAGGTCTTTAGCGGTGTGCTCATCGTGGAGATGGTATTCTCCTATCCGGGGATAGGGCTTTTGCTCTACCGGGGGGTCACAAGGGGAGACTACAACCTCGTCATGGGCATTACGGTGCTCTCCATTTTCACCATTGCCACCTCGGTACTCCTTCTTGACCTCTTCTATCCCCTTCTTGACCCTCGTATCCGGCACAGGTAG